One genomic segment of Pseudomonas chlororaphis subsp. aurantiaca includes these proteins:
- a CDS encoding glucan biosynthesis protein G, translating to MIVSPCNAPKLSAKRLRNALVTGSALLCLLSAGQLWAFNLDDVSAKAKDLAGQKYEAPRSNLPNEFREMKFADYQKIRFLPEKAEWAKQKTPFKLSFYHQGMHFDTPVKINEITANTVEEIKYDSTRFDFGDLKFDPKATEQLGYAGFRVLYPINKADKQDEIMTMLGASYFRVIGKGHVYGLSARGLAIDTALPSGEEFPRFTEFWIQQPKPTDKHLVIFALLDSPRATGAYRLTLRPGSDTIVDVKARMFLRDKVGKLGIAPLTSMFLFGANQPSKVLNYRRELHDSSGLSIHAGNGEWIWRPLNNPKHLAVSNFSVENPRGFGLLQRGRDFSHYEDLDDRYDKRPSAWIEPKGDWGKGTVDLVEIPTADETNDNIVAFWSPEKQPEPGQAFDFAYRLHWTMDEASLHSPDSAWVEQTLRSTGDVKQSNLIRQPDGSVAYLVDFEGPSLAALPEDTEVRSQVSVGDNAELVENSVRYNPETKGWRLTLRMKIKDPSKSTEMRAALVKNATPVEPAKSVSPASSASIAKADKVAAKQQEKKEADAKQAEAKPAKDAKNHKDAKQPAAAEAAPATPESVPTEQVLTETWSYQLPADE from the coding sequence GTGATTGTTAGTCCCTGTAATGCACCAAAATTGTCTGCCAAACGGTTACGAAACGCACTGGTGACGGGCTCTGCACTGCTCTGCCTGCTTAGCGCCGGCCAACTCTGGGCATTCAATCTGGATGATGTATCGGCCAAGGCTAAGGATCTGGCCGGGCAGAAGTACGAGGCTCCGCGCAGTAACCTGCCGAACGAATTTCGTGAGATGAAGTTCGCGGACTATCAGAAAATCCGCTTCCTGCCCGAAAAGGCCGAGTGGGCCAAGCAGAAAACCCCATTCAAGCTGTCCTTCTATCACCAGGGCATGCACTTCGATACGCCGGTGAAAATCAACGAAATCACGGCGAACACCGTCGAAGAGATCAAATACGACTCGACTCGCTTCGATTTCGGCGACCTCAAGTTCGATCCCAAGGCCACCGAACAGCTCGGTTATGCGGGCTTCCGTGTCCTGTACCCGATCAACAAGGCGGACAAGCAGGACGAAATCATGACCATGCTCGGCGCGAGCTACTTCCGCGTCATCGGCAAGGGCCACGTCTATGGTCTGTCGGCCCGTGGCCTGGCCATCGACACCGCGCTGCCGTCCGGCGAGGAATTCCCGCGCTTTACCGAATTCTGGATCCAGCAACCCAAGCCGACCGACAAGCACCTGGTGATCTTCGCCCTGCTGGACTCGCCGCGTGCCACCGGCGCCTATCGCCTGACCCTGCGTCCGGGCAGCGACACCATCGTCGACGTCAAGGCCCGGATGTTCCTGCGTGACAAGGTCGGCAAGCTGGGCATCGCCCCGCTGACCAGCATGTTCCTGTTCGGCGCCAACCAGCCGTCGAAAGTCCTCAACTACCGCCGCGAGCTGCACGACTCCAGCGGCCTGTCGATCCACGCCGGCAACGGCGAGTGGATCTGGCGTCCGCTGAACAACCCGAAACACCTGGCCGTGAGCAATTTCTCGGTGGAGAACCCGCGTGGTTTCGGCCTGCTGCAGCGTGGCCGCGATTTCAGCCACTACGAAGACCTCGACGACCGCTACGACAAGCGCCCAAGCGCCTGGATCGAGCCGAAGGGCGACTGGGGCAAAGGCACCGTCGACCTGGTAGAGATCCCGACCGCGGACGAAACCAACGACAACATCGTGGCGTTCTGGAGCCCGGAAAAGCAGCCTGAGCCAGGCCAGGCGTTCGATTTCGCCTATCGCCTGCACTGGACCATGGACGAGGCTTCCCTGCATTCGCCGGACAGCGCCTGGGTCGAGCAGACCCTGCGTTCCACCGGTGACGTCAAGCAGTCCAACCTGATCCGCCAGCCGGACGGCAGCGTGGCCTACCTGGTGGACTTCGAAGGTCCATCCCTGGCGGCATTGCCGGAAGACACCGAGGTGCGCAGCCAGGTCAGCGTCGGCGACAACGCCGAGCTGGTGGAAAACAGCGTGCGCTACAACCCTGAAACCAAGGGCTGGCGCCTGACCCTGCGGATGAAGATCAAGGACCCGAGCAAATCCACCGAGATGCGCGCGGCCCTGGTCAAGAACGCCACCCCTGTCGAGCCGGCCAAGTCCGTGTCGCCAGCCTCCAGCGCCTCCATCGCCAAGGCCGACAAAGTCGCCGCCAAGCAGCAGGAGAAGAAAGAGGCGGATGCCAAGCAAGCCGAAGCCAAGCCGGCCAAGGACGCCAAGAACCACAAAGACGCCAAGCAGCCTGCTGCTGCCGAGGCGGCCCCAGCCACACCGGAATCTGTCCCGACCGAACAAGTCCTGACCGAGACCTGGAGCTACCAGTTGCCTGCCGATGAGTAA
- the mdoH gene encoding glucans biosynthesis glucosyltransferase MdoH: MSNPQVQPETLAEYLAHLPMTDEQRAELAGCKSFSELHERLSSSTFDAPADAAQASVGRRLTLSSAEELIDAEMLALDASGRVCLKATPPIRRTKVVPEPWRTNILVRGWRRLTGRTNPPAPKKDERELPAARWRTVGSIRRYILLVLMLGQTIVAGWYMKGIMPYQGWSFVDLEEVMHQPLMQTATQVLPYALQTSILIMFGILFCWVSAGFWTALMGFLELLTGHDKYRISGKSAGNEPIPQDARTALVMPICNEDVPRVFAGLRATFESVAATGDLDRFDFFVLSDSNDTDICVAEQQAWLDVCRETKGFGKIFYRRRRRRVKRKSGNLDDFCRRWGSDYKYMVVLDADSVMSGECLTSLVRLMEATPDAGIIQTAPKASGMDTLYARMQQFATRVYGPLFTAGLHFWQLGESHYWGHNAIIRMKPFIEHCALAPLPGKGAFAGAILSHDFVEAALMRRAGWGVWIAYDLPGSYEELPPNLLDELKRDRRWCHGNLMNFRLFLVKGMHPVHRAVFLTGVMSYLSAPLWFFFLVLSTALLAVNTLMEPQYFLEPRQLYPLWPQWHPDKAIALFSTTIVLLFLPKLLSIILIWAKGAKEFGGKFKVTLSMLLEMLFSMLLAPVRMIFHTRFVLAAFLGWAATWNSPQRDDDSTPWSEAVRRHGPQTLLGFCWALLVIWLNPSFLWWLVPIVGSLMLSIPVSVISSRVGLGLKSRDESLFLIPEEYAPPQELLSTDQYTHENRWHALNDGFIRAVVDPQQNALACALATSRHGLAEPIEWLRIERVRHALKVGPAALNNGERLALLSDPVALARLHEQVWSEGHADWLSAWRQSVDEDPHAPLLPLRPQTVIAQPA, from the coding sequence ATGAGTAACCCTCAAGTACAGCCGGAGACTCTTGCCGAGTATCTGGCGCACCTGCCAATGACCGATGAGCAGCGCGCGGAACTCGCGGGCTGCAAGTCCTTCAGTGAACTGCACGAACGCCTGTCGTCGTCGACGTTCGACGCGCCTGCCGATGCCGCCCAGGCCTCGGTGGGCCGCCGGCTGACCCTGAGTTCCGCCGAGGAACTGATCGATGCCGAGATGCTGGCGCTCGACGCCAGCGGTCGCGTGTGCCTCAAGGCCACGCCGCCGATCCGTCGGACCAAGGTGGTTCCCGAGCCCTGGCGCACCAATATCCTGGTGCGTGGCTGGCGGCGCCTGACCGGGCGCACCAACCCGCCGGCACCGAAGAAGGATGAGCGGGAGCTCCCGGCGGCGCGCTGGCGCACCGTGGGCTCGATCCGCCGTTACATCCTGCTGGTGCTGATGCTCGGTCAGACCATAGTGGCCGGCTGGTATATGAAAGGCATCATGCCGTACCAGGGCTGGTCGTTCGTCGACCTGGAGGAAGTCATGCATCAGCCATTGATGCAGACCGCCACCCAGGTACTGCCGTACGCCCTGCAGACCAGCATCCTGATCATGTTCGGCATCCTGTTCTGCTGGGTCTCGGCCGGTTTCTGGACCGCGCTGATGGGCTTCCTCGAGCTGCTCACCGGGCATGACAAATACCGCATTTCCGGCAAAAGCGCCGGCAACGAGCCGATTCCGCAAGACGCACGCACCGCACTGGTGATGCCGATCTGCAACGAAGACGTGCCGCGGGTATTCGCCGGCCTGCGGGCGACTTTCGAGTCGGTCGCGGCTACTGGTGATCTGGACCGTTTCGACTTCTTCGTGCTCAGCGACAGTAACGACACCGATATCTGCGTGGCCGAGCAGCAGGCCTGGCTGGACGTCTGCCGCGAAACCAAGGGTTTCGGCAAGATCTTCTATCGCCGTCGCCGCCGTCGGGTGAAGCGCAAGAGCGGTAACCTCGACGATTTCTGCCGTCGTTGGGGCAGCGACTACAAGTACATGGTGGTGCTCGATGCCGACAGCGTGATGAGCGGCGAATGCCTGACCAGCCTGGTGCGCCTGATGGAAGCCACGCCGGACGCGGGCATTATCCAGACCGCGCCGAAAGCCTCGGGCATGGACACCCTGTATGCGCGCATGCAGCAATTCGCTACCCGCGTCTACGGCCCGCTGTTCACCGCCGGCCTGCACTTCTGGCAACTGGGCGAATCCCACTACTGGGGCCACAACGCGATCATCCGCATGAAGCCGTTCATCGAGCACTGCGCTCTGGCGCCATTGCCCGGTAAAGGCGCCTTCGCCGGTGCGATCCTGTCCCACGACTTCGTCGAAGCAGCGCTGATGCGTCGCGCCGGCTGGGGTGTGTGGATTGCCTACGACCTGCCCGGCAGCTACGAAGAACTGCCGCCGAACCTGCTGGACGAGCTCAAGCGCGACCGGCGCTGGTGCCACGGCAACCTGATGAACTTCCGCCTGTTCCTGGTCAAGGGCATGCACCCGGTGCACCGCGCGGTGTTCCTCACCGGGGTGATGTCCTACCTGTCGGCGCCTTTGTGGTTCTTCTTCCTGGTGCTGTCGACGGCCCTGCTGGCGGTCAACACCCTGATGGAGCCGCAGTACTTCCTGGAGCCACGCCAGCTGTATCCGCTGTGGCCGCAATGGCACCCGGACAAGGCGATCGCGCTGTTCTCGACCACTATCGTGCTGCTGTTCCTGCCGAAGTTGTTGAGCATCATCCTGATCTGGGCCAAGGGCGCGAAAGAGTTCGGCGGCAAGTTCAAGGTGACCCTGTCGATGCTGCTGGAGATGCTGTTCTCCATGCTGCTGGCGCCGGTACGGATGATCTTCCACACCCGTTTCGTACTGGCCGCGTTCCTTGGCTGGGCCGCGACCTGGAACTCGCCACAACGTGACGACGACTCCACCCCGTGGAGCGAAGCGGTGCGCCGCCATGGTCCGCAGACCCTGCTGGGCTTCTGCTGGGCGCTGCTGGTGATCTGGCTGAACCCGAGCTTCCTCTGGTGGCTGGTGCCGATCGTCGGCTCGCTGATGCTGTCGATCCCGGTGTCGGTGATTTCCAGCCGCGTCGGCCTGGGCCTGAAGTCCCGTGACGAAAGCCTGTTCCTGATCCCCGAGGAATACGCGCCGCCCCAGGAACTGCTGTCCACCGACCAGTACACCCATGAAAACCGTTGGCATGCGCTGAACGACGGTTTCATCCGGGCGGTGGTCGATCCGCAGCAGAACGCCCTGGCCTGTGCCCTGGCGACGTCGCGGCACGGCCTGGCCGAGCCGATCGAGTGGCTGCGTATCGAACGTGTCCGCCATGCCCTGAAAGTGGGGCCGGCGGCGCTGAACAACGGCGAGCGCCTGGCGCTGCTGAGCGATCCGGTGGCCCTGGCCCGGCTGCACGAGCAGGTCTGGAGCGAAGGCCATGCCGACTGGCTGAGCGCCTGGCGGCAATCGGTGGATGAAGACCCTCATGCACCGCTGTTGCCGTTGCGACCGCAAACGGTAATCGCCCAACCGGCCTGA
- a CDS encoding transporter substrate-binding domain-containing protein has translation MKKYLSMLLLGVTAMVAVNAAQAGAIDDAVKRGTLKVGMDPTYMPFEMTNKRGEIIGFEVDILKAMTKAMGVKLELVSTGYDGIIPALLTDKFDMIGSGMTLTQERNLRLNFSEPFIVVGQTLLIRKELDGTIKSYKDLNTADYRITSKLGTTGEMVAKKLIAKAKYHGYDNEQEAVLDVVNGKADAFIYDAPYNVVALSKVGNGKLTFLDKPFTYEPLAFGLKKGDYDSLNFINNFLHQIHEDGTYDRIHDKWFKSTEWLKDME, from the coding sequence ATGAAGAAGTATCTCTCGATGCTGCTGCTCGGCGTCACGGCAATGGTGGCGGTCAATGCAGCCCAGGCTGGCGCCATCGATGATGCGGTCAAGCGCGGCACGCTGAAAGTCGGCATGGACCCGACCTACATGCCGTTCGAGATGACCAACAAGCGTGGCGAGATCATCGGTTTCGAGGTCGATATCCTCAAGGCCATGACCAAGGCCATGGGCGTCAAGCTGGAGCTGGTTTCCACCGGCTACGACGGCATCATCCCGGCCCTGCTGACCGACAAGTTCGACATGATCGGCAGCGGCATGACCCTGACCCAGGAACGCAACCTGCGCCTGAATTTCAGCGAACCCTTCATCGTGGTCGGCCAGACCCTGCTGATCCGCAAGGAGCTGGACGGCACCATCAAGTCCTATAAAGACCTGAACACCGCCGACTACCGCATCACCTCCAAGCTGGGCACCACTGGCGAAATGGTCGCCAAGAAGCTGATTGCCAAGGCCAAGTACCACGGCTACGACAACGAGCAGGAAGCCGTGCTCGACGTGGTCAACGGCAAGGCCGACGCCTTCATCTACGACGCCCCGTACAACGTGGTGGCGCTGAGCAAGGTCGGTAACGGCAAGCTTACGTTCCTCGACAAGCCGTTCACCTACGAGCCTCTGGCGTTCGGCCTGAAGAAGGGTGACTACGACAGCCTCAACTTCATCAACAACTTCCTGCACCAGATCCACGAAGACGGCACCTACGATCGTATCCATGACAAGTGGTTCAAGAGCACCGAGTGGCTCAAGGACATGGAATAA
- a CDS encoding amino acid ABC transporter permease, translated as MKHKKAQWPWHVLTVLVLIGLAGALYYATSLMSYEWRWNRVPQYFAYQAEESQRAADISTVSELVRKGGKAEVTLRNDAGDEQRLTVDENSLQVARGDDVAEGDVIGVTRHWAAGPLLLGLWTTLWLSVVSGVLGLFIGLATGLCRLSNNPTLRDLSTLYVELVRGTPLLVQIFIFYFFIGTVLNLSREFAGIAALSLFTGAYVAEIVRAGVQSIARGQNEAARSLGLNASQSMRHVVLPQAFKRVLPPLAGQFISLVKDTSLVSVIAITELLKSGREVITTSFSPFEILFCVAALYLLINLPLSKMASRLERRLAQSD; from the coding sequence ATCAAACATAAAAAAGCCCAATGGCCTTGGCACGTACTGACCGTGCTGGTGCTGATCGGCCTGGCCGGCGCGCTGTACTACGCCACCTCGCTGATGTCCTACGAATGGCGCTGGAACCGCGTACCGCAGTACTTCGCCTACCAGGCCGAGGAATCGCAGCGGGCGGCGGACATCTCCACTGTCAGCGAGCTGGTGCGCAAGGGCGGCAAGGCCGAGGTCACGCTGCGCAACGACGCGGGCGACGAGCAACGGCTGACGGTCGACGAGAACAGCCTGCAAGTCGCCCGCGGCGACGATGTGGCCGAAGGCGATGTGATCGGGGTGACTCGTCACTGGGCGGCCGGGCCGCTGCTGTTGGGGCTGTGGACCACCTTGTGGCTGTCGGTGGTGTCCGGGGTGCTGGGTCTGTTCATCGGCCTGGCGACCGGGCTTTGCCGGCTGTCGAACAACCCGACCCTGCGGGACCTGTCGACCCTCTACGTCGAACTGGTGCGCGGCACGCCGCTGCTGGTGCAGATCTTCATTTTCTATTTCTTCATCGGCACGGTGCTGAACCTGTCCCGCGAGTTCGCCGGGATCGCCGCGCTGTCGCTGTTCACCGGTGCCTATGTGGCGGAAATCGTCCGCGCCGGCGTGCAGTCGATCGCCCGTGGCCAGAATGAGGCGGCCCGCTCCCTGGGCCTGAACGCCAGCCAGTCGATGCGCCATGTGGTACTGCCGCAGGCCTTCAAACGTGTGCTGCCGCCGCTGGCCGGGCAGTTCATCAGCCTGGTGAAAGACACCTCGCTGGTGTCGGTGATCGCCATCACCGAGCTGCTCAAGAGCGGGCGTGAAGTCATCACCACCTCGTTTTCGCCGTTCGAGATCCTGTTCTGCGTGGCGGCCCTGTACCTGTTGATCAACCTGCCGCTGTCGAAGATGGCCAGCCGGCTTGAGCGGAGGCTCGCGCAAAGTGATTGA
- a CDS encoding amino acid ABC transporter ATP-binding protein → MIEVRDLVKVFDTRGQVVRAVDNVTTRVAKGEVLVVIGPSGSGKSTFLRCLNGLEQFDSGSVSIDGLQLADPKTDVNAYRREVGMVFQHFNLFPHMTVLENLCLAQKVVRKRGKQEREAKALALLEKVGIAQKANEFPSRLSGGQQQRVAIARALAMEPKVMLFDEPTSALDPEMVGEVLDVMKTLALEGMTMVCVTHEMGFAREVADRVLFFDHGKLLEDASPAAFFDAPQDPRAQAFLRQVL, encoded by the coding sequence GTGATTGAAGTCCGCGATCTGGTAAAAGTCTTCGACACCCGGGGCCAGGTGGTCCGCGCGGTGGATAACGTCACCACCCGCGTGGCCAAGGGCGAAGTGCTGGTGGTGATCGGCCCGTCCGGCTCCGGCAAGTCGACCTTCCTGCGTTGTCTCAACGGCCTGGAGCAGTTCGATTCCGGCTCGGTAAGCATCGATGGCCTGCAACTGGCCGATCCGAAGACCGATGTGAATGCCTATCGCCGCGAAGTCGGCATGGTGTTCCAGCACTTCAACCTGTTCCCGCACATGACCGTGCTGGAAAACCTCTGCCTGGCGCAGAAGGTGGTGCGCAAGCGCGGCAAGCAGGAACGCGAGGCCAAGGCCCTGGCGTTGCTGGAGAAGGTCGGTATCGCGCAGAAGGCCAATGAGTTCCCGTCGCGGCTCTCCGGCGGCCAGCAGCAGCGCGTGGCCATCGCCCGGGCGCTGGCCATGGAACCCAAGGTCATGCTGTTCGACGAGCCGACTTCGGCGCTGGATCCGGAAATGGTCGGCGAAGTGCTGGACGTGATGAAGACCCTGGCCCTGGAAGGCATGACCATGGTCTGCGTGACCCACGAAATGGGCTTTGCCCGGGAAGTGGCGGATCGGGTGCTGTTCTTCGATCACGGCAAGCTGCTGGAAGACGCCTCGCCAGCGGCGTTCTTCGATGCACCCCAAGACCCGCGGGCCCAGGCGTTTCTGCGTCAGGTCCTGTAG
- a CDS encoding methyl-accepting chemotaxis protein — protein MQRMTQSLRELIGGISDGVTQIASAAEQLSAVTEQTSAGVNSQKVETDQVATAMNEMAATVQEVARNAEEASEAAVAADQQAREGDKVVGEAIAQIERLAAEVGNSTAAMGHLKQESDKIGSVLDVIKSVAQQTNLLALNAAIEAARAGEAGRGFAVVADEVRSLAQRTQKSTEEIEELIVGLQNGTQEVANIMDNSRDLTDSSVELTRRAGGSLENITRTVSAIQAMNQQIAAAAEQQSAVAEEINRSVLNVRDVSEQTSAASEETAASSVELARLGTHLQTLVGRFRV, from the coding sequence ATGCAACGCATGACCCAGAGCCTGCGCGAGCTGATCGGCGGCATCAGCGATGGCGTCACCCAGATTGCCAGCGCCGCCGAGCAGTTGTCGGCGGTGACCGAGCAGACCAGCGCCGGGGTCAACAGCCAGAAAGTCGAGACCGACCAGGTCGCCACCGCCATGAATGAAATGGCCGCCACGGTCCAGGAAGTCGCGCGCAACGCCGAAGAAGCCTCGGAAGCGGCGGTCGCCGCCGATCAGCAGGCCCGCGAAGGCGACAAGGTGGTCGGCGAGGCGATCGCGCAGATCGAACGCCTGGCCGCCGAGGTCGGCAACTCCACCGCCGCCATGGGCCACCTGAAGCAGGAAAGCGACAAGATCGGCAGCGTGCTCGACGTGATCAAGTCGGTCGCCCAGCAGACCAACCTGCTGGCCCTCAACGCCGCCATCGAAGCCGCCCGCGCGGGCGAGGCCGGTCGTGGTTTCGCCGTGGTGGCCGACGAGGTGCGCAGCCTGGCGCAGCGCACCCAGAAGTCCACCGAAGAGATCGAGGAGCTGATTGTCGGCCTGCAGAACGGCACCCAGGAAGTGGCCAACATCATGGACAACAGCCGCGACCTGACCGACAGCAGCGTCGAGCTGACCCGACGGGCCGGTGGCTCGCTGGAAAACATCACCCGCACCGTCTCGGCGATCCAGGCGATGAACCAGCAGATCGCCGCCGCGGCCGAACAGCAGAGCGCGGTGGCCGAGGAAATCAACAGAAGCGTGCTGAACGTGCGCGACGTGTCCGAGCAGACCTCGGCAGCCAGTGAGGAGACAGCGGCCTCCAGCGTCGAGCTGGCGCGCCTGGGGACCCATCTGCAGACCCTGGTCGGGCGCTTCCGGGTCTGA
- a CDS encoding 16S rRNA (uracil(1498)-N(3))-methyltransferase — MNLLLLEEADFIAADRVILRDRRLTHMQEVHRAAVGDSLRVGRIGGLMGSAELLRLEPGEAELQVSLDQPPPAKLPLTLVLALPRPKMLRRVLQTVAAMGVPRLVLVNSYRVEKSFWQTPFLEPEAIREQLILGLEQARDSVLPEVVIEKRFKPFVEDRLPTLVEGTLGLVGHPGQYPACPRGLDEPVTLAIGPEGGWIPYEIDLLGKSGLRPVQLGERILRVETAVTALLARLF; from the coding sequence GTGAACCTGCTGCTGCTCGAGGAGGCCGACTTCATCGCGGCCGACCGGGTGATCCTGCGCGATCGCCGCCTGACCCACATGCAGGAAGTCCATCGGGCCGCGGTGGGCGACAGCCTGCGGGTCGGCCGTATCGGCGGCCTGATGGGCTCGGCCGAGCTGCTGCGCCTGGAGCCCGGGGAGGCCGAGCTGCAAGTCAGCCTCGACCAGCCACCGCCAGCCAAGCTGCCCCTGACCCTGGTGCTGGCCCTGCCGCGCCCGAAAATGCTCCGTCGGGTGCTGCAAACCGTCGCCGCCATGGGCGTGCCCCGGCTGGTGCTGGTGAACAGCTACCGGGTCGAGAAAAGCTTCTGGCAAACGCCTTTCCTCGAACCCGAGGCGATTCGCGAGCAACTGATCCTCGGCCTGGAACAGGCCCGCGACAGCGTGCTACCGGAAGTGGTCATCGAAAAGCGCTTCAAACCCTTCGTCGAAGACCGCCTGCCGACGCTGGTCGAAGGTACCCTCGGGCTGGTCGGCCATCCCGGCCAGTACCCGGCCTGCCCTCGCGGCCTGGATGAACCGGTGACCCTGGCCATCGGCCCGGAAGGCGGCTGGATCCCCTACGAAATAGACCTGCTGGGCAAGTCCGGCCTGCGCCCGGTGCAGCTCGGCGAGCGCATCCTGCGGGTCGAAACCGCCGTTACCGCCCTTCTCGCCCGCCTCTTCTAA
- the tatC gene encoding twin-arginine translocase subunit TatC, producing the protein MSDIPENDQHMPLVSHLTELRTRLLRCVAAIFLIFGGLFAFTQQIYTIVSTPLRQYLPAGATMIATDVASPFLTPLKLTMMVSLFLAIPVILHQIWGFIAPGLYKHEKRIAVPLLVSSILLFYIGMAFAYFLVFPLIFKFFAAATPAGVEMMTDITSYLDFVMTLFFAFGVAFEIPVAVVLLVWIGVVNVAYLKKIRPYVIIGCFVVGMILTPPDIFSQTLLAVPMWLLFEIGILFGSLISKRGDHPDDQPAEDHNDQPPATQA; encoded by the coding sequence ATGAGCGATATTCCGGAAAACGACCAACATATGCCTCTGGTGTCGCACCTCACCGAGTTGCGCACCCGGTTGCTGCGCTGCGTGGCGGCGATCTTCCTGATCTTCGGCGGGCTGTTCGCCTTCACCCAGCAGATCTACACCATCGTCTCCACGCCGCTGCGCCAGTACCTGCCGGCGGGCGCAACGATGATCGCCACCGACGTGGCGTCGCCGTTCCTGACCCCGCTCAAGCTGACGATGATGGTCTCGCTGTTCCTGGCGATCCCGGTGATCCTGCACCAGATCTGGGGTTTCATCGCCCCCGGCCTGTACAAGCATGAAAAGCGCATCGCCGTACCGCTGCTGGTCTCCAGCATCCTGCTGTTCTACATCGGCATGGCCTTCGCCTACTTCCTGGTGTTCCCGCTGATCTTCAAGTTCTTCGCCGCAGCCACCCCGGCCGGCGTGGAAATGATGACCGACATCACCAGCTACCTCGACTTCGTCATGACCCTGTTCTTCGCCTTCGGCGTGGCGTTCGAGATCCCGGTGGCGGTGGTGCTGCTGGTGTGGATCGGCGTGGTCAACGTCGCCTACCTGAAGAAGATCCGCCCGTACGTGATCATCGGCTGCTTCGTGGTCGGCATGATCCTGACCCCGCCGGACATCTTCTCCCAGACCTTGCTGGCGGTACCGATGTGGCTGCTGTTCGAGATCGGCATCCTGTTCGGCAGCCTGATCAGCAAGCGCGGCGATCATCCGGACGACCAGCCGGCTGAAGACCACAACGACCAGCCGCCAGCGACCCAAGCGTGA
- the tatB gene encoding Sec-independent protein translocase protein TatB translates to MFGISFSELLLVGLVALLVLGPERLPGAARTAGLWVGRLKRSFNAIKQEVEREIGADEIRRQLHNEHILSLEQEARKILNPIQQQPTPVEPVAEQSTHAPAAAPEAPASATTASPTAATAPAEPAAPVTTPVTPAPHDPTLPPRAP, encoded by the coding sequence ATGTTTGGTATCAGCTTCTCTGAACTGCTGCTCGTCGGCCTGGTGGCCCTGCTGGTGCTCGGCCCCGAGCGTCTGCCGGGCGCTGCGCGCACGGCAGGCCTGTGGGTCGGCCGCCTGAAGCGCAGCTTCAATGCGATCAAGCAGGAAGTTGAACGGGAGATCGGTGCCGATGAAATTCGTCGGCAACTGCACAACGAACACATTCTGTCGCTGGAACAGGAAGCGCGGAAAATCCTCAATCCGATCCAGCAACAGCCGACACCGGTCGAGCCCGTGGCCGAACAGAGCACTCATGCGCCCGCCGCGGCACCTGAAGCGCCAGCCAGCGCGACCACAGCGAGCCCTACTGCCGCAACTGCACCGGCCGAACCGGCTGCGCCCGTGACAACGCCTGTCACGCCAGCCCCCCACGACCCTACTTTGCCGCCGCGAGCCCCATGA
- a CDS encoding twin-arginine translocase TatA/TatE family subunit: MGIFDWKHWIVILIVVVLVFGTKKLKNLGTDVGESIKGFRKAMNDDEKNAEPDVPPTAQPAPPVQPQSAPLNQPHTIDVQAQKVEEPTRKDS; the protein is encoded by the coding sequence ATGGGCATTTTTGACTGGAAACACTGGATCGTCATCCTGATTGTCGTGGTGCTGGTGTTCGGCACCAAGAAACTGAAAAACCTCGGCACCGACGTCGGCGAATCGATCAAGGGCTTTCGCAAGGCCATGAACGACGACGAAAAAAACGCCGAGCCTGACGTGCCACCGACCGCCCAGCCTGCTCCGCCGGTCCAGCCGCAAAGCGCTCCGCTGAACCAGCCGCACACCATCGACGTGCAGGCGCAAAAAGTCGAAGAGCCGACCCGCAAAGACTCGTGA
- a CDS encoding phosphoribosyl-ATP diphosphatase: protein MSDTLTRLAQVLEERKGAAADTSYVASLYHKGLNKILEKVGEESVETIIAAKDAAHSGDCSDVIYETADLWFHTMVMLAQLGQHPQAVLDELDRRFGLSGHAEKASRPSA from the coding sequence ATGAGCGATACCCTGACCCGTCTGGCCCAGGTGCTGGAAGAGCGCAAAGGCGCCGCCGCCGACACTTCCTATGTCGCCAGCCTGTACCACAAGGGCCTGAACAAGATTCTGGAAAAAGTCGGCGAGGAATCGGTGGAAACCATCATCGCCGCCAAGGACGCCGCCCACAGCGGTGACTGCAGCGATGTGATCTACGAAACCGCCGACCTGTGGTTTCACACCATGGTCATGCTCGCCCAGCTGGGGCAGCATCCGCAGGCCGTTCTCGATGAACTGGACCGGCGCTTCGGTTTGTCCGGACACGCCGAGAAAGCCTCGCGTCCGTCCGCCTGA